The proteins below are encoded in one region of Streptomyces cyanogenus:
- a CDS encoding LLM class F420-dependent oxidoreductase, translated as MDLRIFTEPQQGAAYDTLLTVAKATEDLGFDAFFRSDHYLRMGAVDGLPGPTDAWMTLAGLARETKRIRLGTLMTAGTFRLPGVLAIQVAQVDQMSGGRVELGLGAGWFEEEHKAYGIPFPKERFARLEEQLAIVTGLWATEVGKTFDFHGTYYDLTDSPALPKPAQRKVPVLIGGHGATRTPRLAARYADEFNVPFGSVEDSARQFARVRTAAVEAGRAADDLTYSNALVVCVGKDDQEVARRAAAIGREVDELKANGLAGSPAEVVDKIGRYAEIGSSRIYLQVLDLDDLDHLELIAGQVQSQLS; from the coding sequence ATGGACCTTCGAATCTTCACCGAGCCCCAGCAGGGGGCTGCCTACGACACCCTGCTCACCGTGGCGAAGGCCACCGAGGACCTCGGATTCGACGCCTTCTTCCGTTCCGACCACTATCTCCGCATGGGCGCCGTGGACGGGCTGCCCGGCCCGACGGACGCCTGGATGACGCTGGCCGGCCTGGCCCGTGAGACCAAGCGCATCCGCCTCGGCACCCTGATGACCGCCGGCACCTTCCGGCTGCCCGGTGTGCTCGCCATCCAGGTCGCCCAGGTCGACCAGATGTCGGGCGGCCGGGTCGAACTCGGTCTCGGCGCGGGCTGGTTCGAGGAGGAGCACAAGGCGTACGGCATCCCGTTCCCGAAGGAGAGGTTCGCGCGGCTGGAGGAGCAGCTCGCGATCGTCACCGGACTGTGGGCGACCGAGGTCGGCAAGACCTTCGACTTCCACGGCACGTACTACGACCTCACCGACTCGCCGGCGCTGCCCAAGCCCGCCCAGCGGAAGGTCCCGGTGCTCATCGGCGGCCACGGCGCGACCCGTACCCCGCGGCTCGCCGCCCGGTACGCCGACGAGTTCAACGTCCCGTTCGGCTCGGTCGAGGACAGCGCGCGGCAGTTCGCCCGGGTGCGGACCGCCGCGGTGGAGGCGGGCCGGGCCGCGGACGACCTGACGTACTCCAACGCGCTCGTGGTCTGCGTGGGCAAGGACGACCAGGAGGTGGCCCGGCGGGCCGCCGCGATCGGCCGTGAGGTGGACGAGCTGAAGGCCAACGGGCTGGCGGGTTCCCCCGCCGAGGTCGTCGACAAGATCGGCCGGTACGCCGAGATCGGCTCCAGCCGGATCTACCTCCAGGTGCTGGACCTCGACGACCTGGACCACCTGGAACTGATCGCCGGCCAGGTCCAGTCGCAGCTGTCGTAG
- a CDS encoding D-alanyl-D-alanine carboxypeptidase family protein encodes MTHGQGIRGRRRAAVALTAGAVLGAGVLATAPAQAAAPATASAPHSAAAAPQVSAQGAYAMNTATGKQLFGKAPDGRLRTGSTTKIMTALVVLSQRDVNLGKKVKIKKEYTDYVIDPVTHQQRYSSAGLLLGDSMSVGDLLYGLLLPSGCDAAYALADAYGTGSTTAQRTKSFIGKMNAKARELGLTNTHFDSFDGVSNGKNYSSPRDLAKLAGVALKNKTFKKVVGTKVYDDMKSYRPGGGTHAMQPWNNSNKLLGSYRGAFGVKTGSGPEAKFCLVFAATRGSKTVVGTILADTSPDQRFKDATKILDYGFTQRG; translated from the coding sequence ATGACCCACGGCCAGGGAATCCGCGGCCGCCGGAGAGCCGCCGTAGCGCTGACGGCCGGAGCCGTCCTCGGCGCCGGCGTCCTCGCGACCGCTCCCGCCCAGGCGGCGGCGCCGGCCACGGCCTCCGCCCCGCACTCCGCCGCCGCGGCGCCGCAGGTGTCGGCCCAGGGCGCGTACGCCATGAACACGGCCACGGGCAAGCAGCTCTTCGGCAAGGCGCCGGACGGGCGGCTGCGCACCGGCTCCACGACCAAGATCATGACCGCGCTGGTGGTGCTGTCGCAGCGCGACGTGAACCTCGGGAAGAAGGTGAAGATCAAGAAGGAGTACACCGACTACGTCATCGACCCGGTCACGCACCAGCAGCGCTACTCCAGCGCCGGCCTGCTCCTCGGCGACTCGATGTCGGTCGGCGACCTGCTGTACGGCCTGCTGCTCCCCTCGGGCTGCGACGCGGCCTACGCACTGGCGGACGCCTACGGCACCGGCTCGACGACGGCCCAGCGCACGAAGTCGTTCATCGGCAAGATGAACGCCAAGGCGCGTGAACTCGGCCTGACGAACACCCACTTCGACTCCTTCGACGGGGTGTCCAACGGGAAGAACTACTCCTCGCCGCGGGACCTGGCCAAGCTGGCCGGGGTCGCGCTGAAGAACAAGACGTTCAAGAAGGTCGTCGGGACGAAGGTCTACGACGACATGAAGTCGTACCGGCCCGGCGGCGGCACGCACGCCATGCAGCCGTGGAACAACTCCAACAAGCTCCTCGGCTCGTACCGGGGCGCGTTCGGCGTGAAGACCGGCTCCGGGCCGGAGGCGAAGTTCTGCCTGGTCTTCGCGGCCACCCGCGGCTCGAAGACGGTCGTGGGCACGATCCTCGCGGACACGTCGCCGGACCAGCGCTTCAAGGACGCGACGAAGATCCTCGACTACGGCTTCACTCAGCGCGGCTGA
- a CDS encoding 3' terminal RNA ribose 2'-O-methyltransferase Hen1, whose product MFVTISTTGTAGHPATDLGYLLHKHPGRAQAFSTSYGTAHVFYPEADAERCTAALLLEIDTVALVRRGKGKGRGGAPDAALAQYVNDRPYAASSLLAVALGNVFSSALRGVCTARPERAAAPLPLRIEVPALPARGGAGLVRGLFEPLGWTVTADPVPLDTAFPEWGESRYVRLVLESDRLTLAEALRHLYVLLPVLDDAKHYWVSADEVDKLLRAGEGWLAEHPEHKLITSRYLSRRWSLTRQAMERLELVRLAEADDSEVEDLDNAVAQDTGAEERPTPLAVQRREAITEALRASGAARVLDLGCGQGQLVQELLKDVRFTEIVGVDVSVRALTIAARRLKLDRMGERQAARVRLVQGSLAYTDNRLKGYDAAVLSEVVEHLDPPRLPALEYAVFGHARPRTVVVTTPNAEYNVRWESLPAGHVRHADHRFEWTREEFRDWAATVAERHGYAVGFTPVGTDDPEVGPPTQMAVFTIKKDKDKDKDKEKEAKAA is encoded by the coding sequence ATGTTCGTGACGATCTCCACCACCGGTACGGCCGGGCACCCGGCCACCGACCTGGGGTACCTGCTGCACAAGCACCCCGGCAGGGCCCAGGCTTTCTCCACCTCGTACGGCACGGCGCACGTGTTCTACCCCGAGGCGGACGCCGAGCGCTGCACGGCCGCGCTGCTGCTGGAGATCGACACGGTCGCGCTGGTCCGGCGGGGCAAGGGCAAGGGCCGTGGCGGCGCACCCGACGCCGCCCTCGCGCAGTACGTCAACGACCGCCCCTACGCGGCCTCCTCGCTGCTCGCCGTCGCGCTGGGCAACGTGTTCTCCAGCGCCCTGCGCGGCGTGTGCACCGCCCGCCCGGAGCGGGCCGCCGCACCCCTGCCCCTGCGCATCGAGGTGCCGGCGCTGCCCGCGCGTGGCGGGGCCGGTCTCGTCCGCGGCCTCTTCGAACCGCTCGGCTGGACCGTCACCGCCGACCCCGTGCCGCTCGACACCGCGTTCCCGGAGTGGGGCGAATCGCGGTACGTGCGGCTGGTGCTGGAGTCGGACCGGCTGACCCTCGCCGAGGCGCTGCGCCACCTGTACGTGCTGCTGCCGGTGCTGGACGACGCCAAGCACTACTGGGTCTCCGCCGACGAGGTCGACAAGCTGCTGCGGGCCGGCGAGGGCTGGCTGGCCGAGCACCCGGAGCACAAGCTGATCACCAGCCGGTACCTCTCGCGCCGCTGGTCGCTGACCCGGCAGGCGATGGAGCGGCTGGAACTGGTGCGGCTCGCGGAGGCCGACGACAGCGAGGTGGAGGACCTCGACAACGCCGTCGCACAGGACACCGGCGCGGAGGAGAGGCCGACCCCGCTCGCCGTGCAGCGGCGGGAGGCGATCACGGAGGCGCTGCGCGCGTCCGGCGCGGCCCGGGTCCTCGACCTCGGCTGCGGACAGGGCCAGCTGGTGCAGGAGCTGCTCAAGGACGTGCGCTTCACCGAGATCGTCGGTGTCGACGTGTCGGTACGCGCCCTGACCATCGCCGCCCGGCGGCTGAAGCTGGACCGGATGGGCGAACGGCAGGCCGCGCGCGTCCGGCTTGTCCAGGGCTCCCTCGCCTACACCGACAACCGGCTCAAGGGCTACGACGCCGCCGTGCTCAGCGAGGTGGTCGAGCACCTCGACCCGCCCCGGCTGCCCGCCCTGGAGTACGCCGTGTTCGGGCACGCCCGCCCGCGCACGGTCGTCGTGACCACCCCGAACGCCGAGTACAACGTCCGCTGGGAGAGCCTGCCCGCCGGCCACGTCCGGCACGCCGACCACCGCTTCGAGTGGACCCGTGAGGAGTTCCGCGACTGGGCGGCGACCGTGGCCGAACGGCACGGCTACGCGGTCGGGTTCACCCCCGTCGGCACCGACGACCCCGAGGTCGGGCCGCCCACCCAGATGGCCGTGTTCACGATCAAGAAGGACAAGGACAAGGACAAGGACAAGGAGAAGGAGGCGAAGGCGGCATGA
- a CDS encoding polynucleotide kinase-phosphatase: MTETQHKGRVLPVTDLSLVVLVGASGSGKSTFARRHFKPTEVISSDFCRGLVADDENDQSASRDAFDVLHYIAGKRLAAGRRTVVDATSVQQDGRRQLIELARKYDVLPIAIVLDMPEEVCAERNAARTDRADMPRRVIQRHIRELRRSLRHLEREGFRKVHVLRGVEEAENATVVTEKRFNDLTHLTGPFDIIGDVHGCSAELESLLGRLGYVDGVHPEGRTAVFVGDLVDRGPDSPGVLRRVMTMVKSGNALCVPGNHENKYGRHLRGRKVQHTHGLAETIAQMEGESKEFEAEVREFLDGLVSHYVLDGGKLVVCHAGLPEKYHGRTSGRVRSHALYGDTTGETDEFGLPVRYPWAEDYRGRAAVVYGHTPVPEATWLNNTICLDTGAVFGGKLTALRWPERELVDVPAERVWYEPARPLRTEAPGGHDGRPLDLADVHGRRAVETRHAGRVAVREENAAAALEVMSRFATDPRLLPYLPPTMAPTATSQVDGYLEHPQEAFAQYARDGVARVVCEEKHMGSRAVALVCRDAEAARRRFGVDGPTGSLYTRTGRPFLDDAEVTEEILGRLRSAIDGAGLWEELATDWLLLDAELMPWSLKASGLLRGQYAAVGAASGAVFPGALAALEAAAARGADVGGLLARQRERAEAAAAFTAAYRRYCWTTEGLDGVRLAPFQLLAVQGRSLAALPHDEQLALIDRLVAHDGTGLLQTTRRLYVDTGEPESVRAGVDWWLEMTGRGGEGMVVKPLGALVRNAEGRLVQPGVKCRGREYLRIIYGPEYTRPDNLARLRQRFLNHKRSLALREYALGLEALDRLADGEPLWRVHEAVFGVLALESEPVDPRL, from the coding sequence ATGACCGAGACACAGCACAAGGGACGGGTCCTGCCCGTCACCGACCTCTCCCTCGTCGTCCTCGTCGGCGCCTCCGGCTCCGGCAAGTCCACCTTCGCGCGACGGCACTTCAAGCCCACCGAGGTGATCTCCTCCGACTTCTGCCGCGGCCTGGTCGCCGACGACGAGAACGACCAGAGCGCCAGCCGGGACGCCTTCGACGTCCTGCACTACATCGCCGGCAAGCGGCTGGCCGCCGGCCGCCGCACCGTCGTGGACGCCACCAGCGTGCAGCAGGACGGCCGCCGTCAGCTGATCGAGCTGGCCAGGAAGTACGACGTGCTGCCCATCGCCATCGTGCTGGACATGCCGGAGGAGGTGTGCGCCGAGCGCAACGCGGCCCGCACCGACCGGGCCGACATGCCCCGCCGGGTCATCCAGCGGCACATCCGCGAACTGCGCCGCTCGCTGCGCCACCTGGAGCGCGAGGGCTTCCGCAAGGTGCACGTGCTGCGCGGGGTGGAGGAGGCCGAGAACGCCACCGTCGTCACCGAGAAGCGCTTCAACGACCTGACCCACCTCACCGGCCCCTTCGACATCATCGGCGACGTCCACGGCTGCTCCGCCGAACTGGAGTCGCTGCTGGGCAGGCTGGGTTACGTGGACGGGGTGCACCCCGAGGGCCGTACCGCCGTGTTCGTCGGCGACCTGGTCGACCGCGGCCCGGACAGCCCCGGCGTGCTGCGCCGCGTGATGACGATGGTGAAGTCGGGCAACGCGCTGTGCGTGCCCGGCAACCACGAGAACAAGTACGGCCGTCACCTCAGGGGCCGCAAGGTCCAGCACACCCACGGGCTGGCCGAGACCATCGCCCAGATGGAGGGCGAGAGCAAGGAGTTCGAGGCGGAGGTCCGGGAGTTCCTGGACGGCCTGGTCAGCCACTACGTGCTGGACGGCGGCAAGCTCGTGGTGTGCCACGCCGGCCTGCCCGAGAAGTACCACGGCCGCACCTCCGGCCGGGTCCGCTCGCACGCCCTGTACGGCGACACCACCGGCGAGACCGACGAGTTCGGGCTGCCGGTGCGCTACCCGTGGGCGGAGGACTACCGGGGCCGCGCGGCCGTGGTGTACGGCCACACCCCGGTGCCCGAGGCCACCTGGCTCAACAACACCATCTGCCTGGACACCGGTGCCGTCTTCGGCGGCAAGCTCACCGCGCTGCGCTGGCCCGAGCGCGAGCTGGTCGACGTACCGGCCGAGCGGGTCTGGTACGAGCCGGCGCGGCCGCTGCGCACCGAGGCGCCCGGCGGGCACGACGGCCGGCCGCTGGACCTGGCGGACGTGCACGGCCGCCGGGCCGTGGAGACCCGGCACGCGGGCCGGGTGGCGGTCCGGGAGGAGAACGCGGCGGCGGCGCTGGAGGTCATGAGCCGCTTCGCCACCGACCCACGCCTGCTGCCGTACCTGCCGCCGACCATGGCGCCGACGGCCACCTCGCAGGTGGACGGCTACCTGGAACATCCGCAGGAGGCCTTCGCGCAGTACGCGCGGGACGGGGTCGCGCGGGTGGTGTGCGAGGAGAAGCACATGGGCTCCCGGGCCGTGGCGCTGGTCTGCCGGGACGCGGAGGCGGCGCGGAGGCGGTTCGGTGTGGACGGGCCCACGGGTTCGCTGTACACCCGTACCGGACGGCCGTTCCTCGACGACGCGGAGGTGACCGAGGAGATCCTCGGCCGGCTGCGCTCGGCGATCGACGGCGCCGGTCTGTGGGAGGAACTGGCCACCGACTGGCTGCTGCTGGACGCCGAGCTGATGCCGTGGTCGCTGAAGGCCTCGGGACTGCTGCGCGGCCAGTACGCGGCCGTGGGCGCCGCGTCCGGCGCGGTGTTCCCGGGCGCGCTCGCGGCCCTGGAGGCGGCGGCCGCGCGCGGTGCCGACGTGGGCGGCCTGCTCGCCCGGCAGCGGGAACGGGCCGAGGCCGCCGCGGCGTTCACCGCGGCCTACCGCCGCTACTGCTGGACCACCGAGGGCCTGGACGGCGTCCGGCTGGCCCCCTTCCAGCTGCTGGCCGTCCAGGGCCGCAGCCTCGCCGCGCTGCCGCACGACGAGCAACTGGCGCTGATCGACCGGCTGGTGGCGCACGACGGCACCGGGCTGCTGCAGACCACCCGGCGGCTGTACGTCGACACCGGCGAGCCGGAGTCGGTCCGCGCGGGCGTCGACTGGTGGCTGGAGATGACCGGCCGGGGCGGCGAGGGCATGGTCGTCAAGCCGCTCGGCGCGCTGGTCCGCAACGCCGAGGGACGGCTGGTGCAGCCCGGCGTCAAGTGCCGCGGGCGGGAGTACCTGCGGATCATCTACGGTCCCGAGTACACCCGGCCGGACAACCTGGCCCGGCTGCGGCAGCGGTTCCTGAACCACAAGCGCTCCCTGGCCCTGCGCGAGTACGCCCTGGGTCTGGAGGCCCTGGACCGGCTCGCGGACGGAGAGCCGCTGTGGCGGGTGCACGAGGCGGTGTTCGGGGTGCTGGCGCTGGAGTCGGAGCCGGTCGACCCGCGGCTGTGA
- a CDS encoding RiPP maturation radical SAM C-methyltransferase yields MRVHLVTMPWHPLDLPSLQLGLLNRIVRQARPGDEVTEFHGSLRWAEFLLEHSGGRLRPGDYVAVGSDAIFHGLGDWVFSGALYDDPGWGTARLRQYAADRGVLIDTALEMRPYAAPFVDACATGILAADPDVVGFTTTFMQNVPSLALARALKRRRPQVTVVFGGSNCDGPMGHALHRNHPFVDHVVRGEAEYAFPALLRHLDAGTAPVDVPGLCWWDGAVSRANTETRRTVAPADIPSPDYDQWQSALEASPVQEYIHPKLVVEGARGCWWGEKHHCTFCGLNGSAMAFRAKPGERLWTEIDRLVRRHRLLDVVTVDNIIDMAYFRDFLPRVAAAGWDLRLHYEVKSNLTPAQLRLLGESGTVHIQPGIESLGSRVLDLMAKGVTGARNVRTLRECENHALTCSWNLLYGFPGERADDYTPVIDQLPALVHLQPPSGAHRIQLERFSPHFTDPDLGFGKRRPAAMYQHVYDLPEDELADLVYLFDTEPAGIGDPVERRLKEAVAAWRAGHAHSRLLFEEDGARLLVHDRRHGRPPVTHRFTGWRAAALRRLEDGRTVPALHRLLTADGHGVAAEALETWVHEAFELGLLFRDGATFVSLPTWGEPVRLPEGAG; encoded by the coding sequence ATGCGCGTCCACCTGGTCACGATGCCGTGGCATCCCCTCGACCTGCCCTCGCTGCAACTGGGCCTGCTCAACCGGATCGTGCGGCAGGCCCGCCCCGGTGACGAGGTCACCGAGTTCCACGGCTCCCTGCGCTGGGCGGAGTTCCTGCTGGAGCACTCCGGCGGCCGGCTGCGGCCGGGGGACTACGTGGCGGTCGGCAGCGACGCGATCTTCCACGGCCTCGGCGACTGGGTCTTCTCCGGCGCCCTGTACGACGACCCCGGCTGGGGAACGGCCCGGCTGCGGCAGTACGCGGCCGACCGGGGCGTCCTCATCGACACGGCCCTGGAGATGCGCCCGTACGCGGCCCCGTTCGTCGACGCCTGCGCCACCGGGATCCTGGCCGCCGACCCGGACGTGGTCGGTTTCACCACCACCTTCATGCAGAACGTGCCGTCCCTGGCCCTGGCCCGCGCACTCAAGCGCAGAAGGCCACAGGTGACGGTCGTCTTCGGCGGCAGCAACTGCGACGGGCCGATGGGGCACGCCCTGCACCGCAACCACCCGTTCGTCGACCACGTGGTGCGCGGCGAGGCCGAGTACGCCTTCCCGGCGCTCTTACGCCACCTGGACGCGGGCACCGCGCCCGTGGACGTCCCCGGCCTGTGCTGGTGGGACGGCGCGGTGTCCCGGGCCAACACCGAAACCCGGCGGACCGTGGCCCCGGCCGACATACCCTCGCCCGACTACGACCAGTGGCAGTCCGCGCTGGAGGCCTCCCCGGTCCAGGAGTACATCCATCCCAAGCTCGTCGTGGAAGGGGCCCGGGGCTGCTGGTGGGGCGAGAAGCACCACTGCACCTTCTGCGGGCTGAACGGTTCCGCCATGGCCTTCCGCGCCAAGCCGGGGGAGCGGCTGTGGACGGAGATCGACCGGCTGGTGCGCCGCCACCGCCTGCTCGACGTGGTCACCGTCGACAACATCATCGACATGGCCTACTTCCGCGACTTCCTGCCCCGCGTCGCGGCCGCCGGCTGGGACCTGCGGCTGCACTACGAGGTCAAGTCCAACCTCACCCCCGCCCAGCTCCGGCTCCTCGGCGAGTCCGGCACCGTGCACATCCAGCCCGGCATCGAGAGCCTGGGCAGCCGCGTCCTGGACCTCATGGCCAAGGGCGTCACCGGCGCCCGGAACGTGCGCACCCTGCGCGAGTGCGAGAACCACGCCCTGACCTGCTCCTGGAACCTGTTGTACGGCTTCCCCGGCGAGCGCGCCGACGACTACACGCCCGTCATCGACCAGCTCCCCGCCCTCGTCCACCTCCAGCCGCCCAGCGGCGCCCACCGCATCCAGCTGGAGCGGTTCAGCCCGCACTTCACCGACCCGGACCTCGGCTTCGGCAAGCGCCGCCCGGCCGCGATGTACCAGCACGTCTACGACCTGCCCGAGGACGAACTCGCCGACTTGGTCTACCTGTTCGACACCGAGCCCGCGGGCATCGGCGACCCGGTCGAGCGGCGGCTGAAGGAGGCGGTGGCCGCCTGGCGGGCCGGGCACGCGCACTCCCGGCTGCTGTTCGAGGAGGACGGCGCCCGGCTCCTGGTGCACGACCGCCGGCACGGCCGGCCCCCCGTCACCCACCGCTTCACCGGCTGGCGCGCCGCCGCCCTGCGCCGCCTGGAGGACGGCCGGACCGTGCCCGCGCTGCACCGCCTGCTCACCGCCGACGGCCACGGAGTGGCGGCGGAGGCGCTGGAGACATGGGTCCACGAGGCCTTCGAGCTGGGCCTGTTGTTCCGCGACGGCGCCACGTTCGTCTCCCTGCCGACCTGGGGCGAGCCGGTCCGGCTGCCCGAGGGGGCCGGATGA
- a CDS encoding DUF5825 family protein yields the protein MTGLPGTVPHRRTGRRVETAVPLDLSGGGRATAEAVRFLRECQGLGLGVSWRATGTPSYDPRVLRHLPPPAELPGDPDLLASWRAGHAHGALYHRRGPDFVTVVDRRERGTAVRLTLDHPALHATFLRLLEPTAVAALDAVEREALGLLTAERLVLAGGGWAVTLPPRIRQWPVPCTAI from the coding sequence ATGACCGGGCTGCCCGGCACCGTGCCGCACCGGCGCACCGGGCGCCGCGTCGAGACCGCCGTACCGCTGGACCTGAGCGGCGGGGGGCGGGCGACGGCGGAGGCGGTGCGGTTCCTGCGCGAGTGCCAGGGCCTGGGACTCGGCGTGAGCTGGCGGGCGACGGGCACACCGTCGTACGACCCCCGCGTGCTGCGCCACCTCCCCCCGCCGGCCGAACTCCCGGGCGATCCGGACCTGTTGGCGTCCTGGCGGGCCGGTCACGCCCACGGCGCCCTCTACCACCGGCGCGGCCCGGACTTCGTCACGGTCGTGGACCGCCGGGAGCGGGGCACGGCCGTCCGGCTGACCCTGGACCACCCCGCACTGCACGCCACGTTCCTCCGGCTCCTGGAGCCCACAGCCGTCGCCGCCCTGGACGCCGTCGAGCGGGAGGCACTGGGGCTGCTCACGGCCGAGCGGCTGGTGCTGGCCGGCGGCGGCTGGGCGGTGACCCTGCCCCCGCGCATCCGGCAGTGGCCGGTGCCCTGCACCGCCATCTGA
- a CDS encoding TIR domain-containing protein, with product MTHTSTGGNSSDYGSSNDFGRNNSFVTGNNNTTNSGTQNFHVPVPARPLRPVPPDRDDSAPAPDRRRNVFVVHGRDEEVRLRMFDLLRLLDLRPLEWEDLVKATGRTAPFLGEVVAGAPALAQAALVLLTPDDIVQLHPDLRGRAEPPYETEPTGQPRPNVLIELGMVLMAYPERTLMVEVGELRTIADIAGRNVIRFDGTENALRKIAERLKLAGCAVDDTRSDWLQTWPYRHLSAYGRTGRATPPAR from the coding sequence ATGACGCACACCTCGACGGGCGGCAACAGCAGCGACTACGGAAGCAGCAACGACTTCGGGCGGAACAACAGCTTCGTCACGGGGAACAACAACACCACCAACTCGGGGACGCAGAACTTCCACGTCCCCGTCCCGGCCCGTCCCCTCCGCCCCGTCCCCCCGGACCGGGACGACTCCGCACCGGCCCCGGACCGCCGCCGCAACGTCTTCGTCGTCCACGGGCGTGACGAGGAGGTGCGGCTGCGGATGTTCGACCTGCTGCGCCTGCTCGACCTGCGTCCGCTGGAGTGGGAGGACCTGGTCAAGGCCACCGGCAGGACGGCGCCCTTCCTCGGCGAGGTCGTCGCCGGGGCCCCCGCGCTGGCCCAGGCGGCCCTCGTGCTGCTCACCCCGGACGACATCGTCCAGCTCCACCCGGACCTGCGCGGCAGGGCCGAGCCGCCGTACGAGACCGAGCCCACCGGTCAGCCCCGGCCCAACGTGCTCATCGAGCTGGGCATGGTGCTGATGGCCTACCCGGAGCGCACCCTGATGGTGGAGGTCGGCGAGCTGCGCACGATCGCCGACATCGCCGGCCGGAACGTCATCCGCTTCGACGGCACGGAGAACGCCCTGCGCAAGATCGCCGAGCGGCTGAAGCTGGCGGGCTGCGCGGTCGACGACACCCGCTCCGACTGGCTCCAGACCTGGCCCTACCGCCATCTGTCGGCGTACGGCCGCACCGGGCGGGCGACCCCGCCGGCCCGCTGA
- a CDS encoding macro domain-containing protein, producing the protein MRLTGRHSSPRPGRLRPLRSWRGRRVFAGSVLAAFGGVSAVVQFAGQLFPGVVSRPGLVLAGSVTLCLAWGLARARPQAAVRQEFTRPGMTVVVEEGDLFDQPGQLVVGFTDTFDTVVDDGVVINDGSVQGQLLARRYAGDARRLDAELATALAGVTPVAWESARDKPRGKRARYPVGTVAVLGTRPDLVFAVAYSRMGNDCVASSKVQDLWLGLDRLWDAVHRHGQLERLTMPLTGAGLARLHDMDEDSLLRLILLSFVVHSWERRICRELHVVIRPGELGRIDLPETGAFLAGLAAGARRHV; encoded by the coding sequence ATGCGATTGACCGGTCGGCACTCCTCGCCGCGGCCCGGGCGGCTGCGTCCCCTGCGGTCGTGGCGCGGGCGGCGGGTGTTCGCGGGCAGCGTGCTGGCGGCCTTCGGCGGGGTGTCGGCCGTGGTGCAGTTCGCCGGCCAGCTGTTCCCGGGCGTCGTCTCCCGGCCCGGGCTGGTGCTGGCCGGCTCCGTCACCCTGTGCCTGGCCTGGGGGCTGGCCCGGGCGCGCCCGCAGGCCGCCGTGCGGCAGGAGTTCACCCGCCCCGGGATGACGGTGGTGGTGGAGGAGGGCGATCTCTTCGACCAGCCCGGCCAGCTGGTGGTGGGGTTCACCGACACCTTCGACACGGTCGTGGACGACGGCGTCGTCATCAACGACGGCAGCGTGCAAGGGCAGTTGCTCGCCCGCCGCTACGCCGGGGACGCACGCCGGCTGGACGCGGAACTGGCCACGGCGCTGGCGGGGGTGACGCCGGTGGCGTGGGAGAGCGCGCGGGACAAGCCGCGGGGCAAGCGGGCCCGGTATCCGGTCGGCACGGTCGCCGTCCTCGGCACCCGGCCCGACCTGGTCTTCGCCGTCGCCTACAGCCGGATGGGCAACGACTGCGTCGCCTCCTCCAAGGTCCAGGACCTGTGGCTCGGCCTGGACCGGCTGTGGGACGCCGTCCACCGGCACGGCCAGCTGGAACGCCTCACCATGCCGTTGACCGGGGCGGGTCTGGCCCGGCTGCACGACATGGACGAGGACAGCCTGCTGCGGCTGATCCTGCTGTCCTTCGTCGTGCACTCGTGGGAGCGGAGGATCTGCCGCGAGCTGCACGTGGTGATCCGCCCCGGTGAGCTGGGGCGGATCGACCTGCCGGAGACCGGCGCGTTCCTGGCCGGTCTGGCGGCGGGCGCCCGGCGCCATGTCTGA